One window of the Solanum stenotomum isolate F172 chromosome 11, ASM1918654v1, whole genome shotgun sequence genome contains the following:
- the LOC125844041 gene encoding hydroxyproline O-arabinosyltransferase NOD3-like, which produces MIPRKNMGRVSPLLLILLALGFFFATYNLVTLIIHNRATTSSSVSISTSGSSSNGGGSEWFDPVKESNLVQSGDRKFHVALTATDAPYSKWQCRIMYYWYKKMKERDGSEMGGFTRVLHSGKPDNLMEEIPTFVVDPLPEGLDRGYIVLNRPWAFVQWLEKATIEEEYILMAEPDHVFANPLPNLARGDLPAAFPFFYIKPAEHEGVIRKYYPEDLGPVTNVDPIGNSPVIIKKSILEKIAPTWMNISLRMKDDPETDKAFGWVLEMYGYAVASALHGVRHILRKDFMLQPPWDLEVGKKFIIHYTYGCDYNMKGELTYGKIGEWRFDKRSYLRGPPPKNLSLPPPGVPESVVRLVKMVNEATANIPGWETE; this is translated from the exons atgatacCCAGAAAGAATATGGGTCGGGTTTCGCCATTGTTACTGATCTTACTTGCATTAGGTTTCTTCTTTGCAACATACAATTTGGTTACATTGATAATTCACAATAGGGCAACGACAAGTAGCAGTGTTAGTATTAGTACTAGTGGTAGTAGTAGTAATGGTGGAGGATCGGAATGGTTTGACCCGGTTAAGGAATCGAATTTAGTGCAATCCGGTGACCGGAAATTCCACGTGGCATTAACGGCGACTGATGCGCCGTACAGTAAGTGGCAGTGTAGGATTATGTACTATTGGTATAAGAAGATGAAGGAGAGGGATGGATCCGAAATGGGTGGGTTTACTCGGGTTTTGCATTCGGGTAAACCTGATAATTTGATGGAGGAGATTCCTACTTTTGTTGTTGATCCTCTTCCTGAAGGGTTGGATCGG GGTTATATTGTTCTTAACAGACCATGGGCTTTTGTTCAGTGGCTTGAAAAGGCAACAATTGAAGAAGA ATACATTCTAATGGCAGAGCCCGACCATGTATTTGCAAATCCCTTGCCAAACTTGGCTCGTGGAGATCTCCCAGCCGCATTTCCCTTTTTCTACATAAAACCAGCAGAACATGAGGGAGTTATACGAAAATACTATCCAGAGGATCTAGGCCCAGTGActaatgttgatccaattggaAATTCTCCtgtaataattaaaaag TCCATTTTGGAGAAAATTGCTCCTACATGGATGAATATTTCTCTGAGGATGAAAGATGATCCAGAAACCGACAAGGCTTTTGGCTGGGTTCTGGAAAT GTATGGCTATGCCGTGGCATCTGCTTTACATGGTGTGCGGCACATTCTTCGAAAGGACTTCATGCTACAG CCACCTTGGGATCTGGAAGTTGGAAAGAAGTTTATTATTCATTATACCTATGGATGTGATTATAATATGAAG GGAGAGTTGACATATGGAAAGATTGGCGAATGGAGATTTGACAAAAGATCTTACCTACGAGGCCCTCCACCAAAAAATCTTAGTTTGCCCCCTCCAGGGGTTCCTGAAAGTGTG GTAAGATTAGTGAAGATGGTTAATGAAGCTACTGCTAATATCCCTGGATGGGAGACAGAGTGA